In the genome of Pelecanus crispus isolate bPelCri1 chromosome 17, bPelCri1.pri, whole genome shotgun sequence, one region contains:
- the TNNT2 gene encoding troponin T, cardiac muscle isoform X2 produces MSDSEEVIEEYEQEQEEEYVEEGQEEQVEEAEEETEETKAEEQEDERKAPGEEGGEGDREQEPGEGELKPKPKVFMPNLVPPKIPDGERLDFDDIHRKRMEKDLNELQALIEAHFESRKKEEEELISLKDRIEQRRAERAEQQRIRSEREKERQARMAEERARKEEEEARKKAEEEARKKKAFSNMLHFGGYMQKSEKKGGKKQTEREKKKKILSERRKPLNIDHLNEDKLRDKAKELWQTIRDLEAEKFDLQEKFKRQKYEINVLRNRVSDHQKVKGSKAARGKTMVGGRWK; encoded by the exons ATGTCGGACTCTGAAGAGGTCATCGAAGAATATGAGCA ggagcaggaag AGGAGTATGTGGAAGAAG GTCAGGAAGAACAGGtagaggaagcagaggaggagacCGAAGAAACCAAGGCAGAAG AACAAGAAGATGAAAGGAAAGCACCAGGAGAAG AAG GTGGAGAGGGGGACCGAGAGCAGGAGCCTGGGGAAG GTGAATTGAAGCCAAAGCCCAA GGTCTTCATGCCAAACCTGGTGCCTCCCAAAATCCCAGATGGCGAGAGACTGGATTTTGAT GACATCCACCGCAAGCGCATGGAGAAGGACCTGAATGAGCTGCAGGCCCTCATCGAAGCCCACTTTGAGagcaggaagaaggaggaagaggagcttATCTCCCTCAAGGACAGGATT GAACAGCGGCGAGCGGAAAGGGCAGAGCAGCAACGGATTCGCAGCGAGCGGGAGAAGGAGCGGCAAGCCCGCATGGCC GAAGAAAGAGCTCgcaaagaggaagaggaggcacGGAAGAAGGCTGAGGAGGAAGCACggaagaagaaagctttctCCAACATGTTACATTTTGGAGGTTACATGCAGAAG TCAGAGAAAAAGGGtgggaagaaacaaacagagcgggaaaagaagaagaagatcCTCAGCGAACGGCGGAAGCCCCTGAACATCGACCACCTCAACGAAGACAAGCTGAG GGACAAGGCCAAGGAGCTATGGCAAACCATCCGTGATCTGGAGGCTGAGAAATTTGACCTGCAGGAAAAGTTCAAGCGGCAGAAATATGAG ATCAATGTCCTCCGAAACCGCGTTAGTGACCACCAGAAAGT CAAAGG GTCAAAGGCTGCCCGTGGGAAGACCATGGTGGGCGGTCGGTGGAAATAG
- the TNNT2 gene encoding troponin T, cardiac muscle isoform X3, whose product MSDSEEVIEEYEQEQEEEYVEEGQEEQVEEAEEETEETKAEEQEDERKAPGEEGELKPKPKVFMPNLVPPKIPDGERLDFDDIHRKRMEKDLNELQALIEAHFESRKKEEEELISLKDRIEQRRAERAEQQRIRSEREKERQARMAEERARKEEEEARKKAEEEARKKKAFSNMLHFGGYMQKSEKKGGKKQTEREKKKKILSERRKPLNIDHLNEDKLRDKAKELWQTIRDLEAEKFDLQEKFKRQKYEINVLRNRVSDHQKVKGSKAARGKTMVGGRWK is encoded by the exons ATGTCGGACTCTGAAGAGGTCATCGAAGAATATGAGCA ggagcaggaag AGGAGTATGTGGAAGAAG GTCAGGAAGAACAGGtagaggaagcagaggaggagacCGAAGAAACCAAGGCAGAAG AACAAGAAGATGAAAGGAAAGCACCAGGAGAAG AAG GTGAATTGAAGCCAAAGCCCAA GGTCTTCATGCCAAACCTGGTGCCTCCCAAAATCCCAGATGGCGAGAGACTGGATTTTGAT GACATCCACCGCAAGCGCATGGAGAAGGACCTGAATGAGCTGCAGGCCCTCATCGAAGCCCACTTTGAGagcaggaagaaggaggaagaggagcttATCTCCCTCAAGGACAGGATT GAACAGCGGCGAGCGGAAAGGGCAGAGCAGCAACGGATTCGCAGCGAGCGGGAGAAGGAGCGGCAAGCCCGCATGGCC GAAGAAAGAGCTCgcaaagaggaagaggaggcacGGAAGAAGGCTGAGGAGGAAGCACggaagaagaaagctttctCCAACATGTTACATTTTGGAGGTTACATGCAGAAG TCAGAGAAAAAGGGtgggaagaaacaaacagagcgggaaaagaagaagaagatcCTCAGCGAACGGCGGAAGCCCCTGAACATCGACCACCTCAACGAAGACAAGCTGAG GGACAAGGCCAAGGAGCTATGGCAAACCATCCGTGATCTGGAGGCTGAGAAATTTGACCTGCAGGAAAAGTTCAAGCGGCAGAAATATGAG ATCAATGTCCTCCGAAACCGCGTTAGTGACCACCAGAAAGT CAAAGG GTCAAAGGCTGCCCGTGGGAAGACCATGGTGGGCGGTCGGTGGAAATAG
- the TNNT2 gene encoding troponin T, cardiac muscle isoform X1 — MSDSEEVIEEYEQEQEEEYVEEEEEEWIEEEDGQEEQVEEAEEETEETKAEEQEDERKAPGEGGEGDREQEPGEGELKPKPKVFMPNLVPPKIPDGERLDFDDIHRKRMEKDLNELQALIEAHFESRKKEEEELISLKDRIEQRRAERAEQQRIRSEREKERQARMAEERARKEEEEARKKAEEEARKKKAFSNMLHFGGYMQKSEKKGGKKQTEREKKKKILSERRKPLNIDHLNEDKLRDKAKELWQTIRDLEAEKFDLQEKFKRQKYEINVLRNRVSDHQKVKGSKAARGKTMVGGRWK; from the exons ATGTCGGACTCTGAAGAGGTCATCGAAGAATATGAGCA ggagcaggaag AGGAGTATGTGGAAGAAG AAGAGGAAGAATGGATAGAGGAAGAAGACG GTCAGGAAGAACAGGtagaggaagcagaggaggagacCGAAGAAACCAAGGCAGAAG AACAAGAAGATGAAAGGAAAGCACCAGGAGAAG GTGGAGAGGGGGACCGAGAGCAGGAGCCTGGGGAAG GTGAATTGAAGCCAAAGCCCAA GGTCTTCATGCCAAACCTGGTGCCTCCCAAAATCCCAGATGGCGAGAGACTGGATTTTGAT GACATCCACCGCAAGCGCATGGAGAAGGACCTGAATGAGCTGCAGGCCCTCATCGAAGCCCACTTTGAGagcaggaagaaggaggaagaggagcttATCTCCCTCAAGGACAGGATT GAACAGCGGCGAGCGGAAAGGGCAGAGCAGCAACGGATTCGCAGCGAGCGGGAGAAGGAGCGGCAAGCCCGCATGGCC GAAGAAAGAGCTCgcaaagaggaagaggaggcacGGAAGAAGGCTGAGGAGGAAGCACggaagaagaaagctttctCCAACATGTTACATTTTGGAGGTTACATGCAGAAG TCAGAGAAAAAGGGtgggaagaaacaaacagagcgggaaaagaagaagaagatcCTCAGCGAACGGCGGAAGCCCCTGAACATCGACCACCTCAACGAAGACAAGCTGAG GGACAAGGCCAAGGAGCTATGGCAAACCATCCGTGATCTGGAGGCTGAGAAATTTGACCTGCAGGAAAAGTTCAAGCGGCAGAAATATGAG ATCAATGTCCTCCGAAACCGCGTTAGTGACCACCAGAAAGT CAAAGG GTCAAAGGCTGCCCGTGGGAAGACCATGGTGGGCGGTCGGTGGAAATAG
- the TNNT2 gene encoding troponin T, cardiac muscle isoform X4: protein MSDSEEVIEEYEQEQEEEEWIEEEDGQEEQVEEAEEETEETKAEEGDREQEPGEGEGGPTGELKPKPKVFMPNLVPPKIPDGERLDFDDIHRKRMEKDLNELQALIEAHFESRKKEEEELISLKDRIEQRRAERAEQQRIRSEREKERQARMAEERARKEEEEARKKAEEEARKKKAFSNMLHFGGYMQKSEKKGGKKQTEREKKKKILSERRKPLNIDHLNEDKLRDKAKELWQTIRDLEAEKFDLQEKFKRQKYEINVLRNRVSDHQKV from the exons ATGTCGGACTCTGAAGAGGTCATCGAAGAATATGAGCA ggagcaggaag AGGAAGAATGGATAGAGGAAGAAGACG GTCAGGAAGAACAGGtagaggaagcagaggaggagacCGAAGAAACCAAGGCAGAAG AGGGGGACCGAGAGCAGGAGCCTGGGGAAGGTGAAG ggggacCCACAGGTGAATTGAAGCCAAAGCCCAA GGTCTTCATGCCAAACCTGGTGCCTCCCAAAATCCCAGATGGCGAGAGACTGGATTTTGAT GACATCCACCGCAAGCGCATGGAGAAGGACCTGAATGAGCTGCAGGCCCTCATCGAAGCCCACTTTGAGagcaggaagaaggaggaagaggagcttATCTCCCTCAAGGACAGGATT GAACAGCGGCGAGCGGAAAGGGCAGAGCAGCAACGGATTCGCAGCGAGCGGGAGAAGGAGCGGCAAGCCCGCATGGCC GAAGAAAGAGCTCgcaaagaggaagaggaggcacGGAAGAAGGCTGAGGAGGAAGCACggaagaagaaagctttctCCAACATGTTACATTTTGGAGGTTACATGCAGAAG TCAGAGAAAAAGGGtgggaagaaacaaacagagcgggaaaagaagaagaagatcCTCAGCGAACGGCGGAAGCCCCTGAACATCGACCACCTCAACGAAGACAAGCTGAG GGACAAGGCCAAGGAGCTATGGCAAACCATCCGTGATCTGGAGGCTGAGAAATTTGACCTGCAGGAAAAGTTCAAGCGGCAGAAATATGAG ATCAATGTCCTCCGAAACCGCGTTAGTGACCACCAGAAAGTGTAA